One stretch of Alkalinema sp. FACHB-956 DNA includes these proteins:
- a CDS encoding cupin, whose protein sequence is MTEQDWFVTNEGQCEAWDVISQSETLPQPYRLYRFLTDLEDILATVSDDRLRLQAICPLVRTLLNSSSWLTFTALQPDPKTGWNVLMLYDEPLFPLTVQLVSWAPGITSPIHNHATWGLVALLSGQENNTVWQRSPTPELPDRIQPVTNRVLAPGDILCFMPEAIHQVEAIGDQPTISFNLYGETNYNQRFEFDPLQGTATTF, encoded by the coding sequence ATGACAGAACAGGACTGGTTTGTGACCAATGAAGGGCAATGTGAGGCTTGGGACGTCATCAGCCAGTCTGAGACTTTGCCCCAACCTTACCGACTCTATCGATTTTTGACTGATTTGGAAGACATTCTCGCCACGGTTTCTGATGATCGATTACGCCTCCAGGCCATCTGTCCTCTCGTTCGCACGCTGTTGAACAGTTCTTCTTGGCTCACATTCACTGCCCTTCAGCCCGATCCTAAAACTGGTTGGAACGTATTGATGTTGTATGACGAACCATTGTTTCCCCTGACCGTGCAATTGGTGAGTTGGGCACCGGGCATCACTTCACCGATTCATAATCATGCCACTTGGGGCTTAGTCGCCTTACTGAGCGGCCAAGAGAATAATACTGTTTGGCAGCGTTCTCCCACCCCAGAATTGCCCGATCGCATCCAACCCGTCACAAATCGCGTGTTGGCACCCGGTGACATTCTGTGCTTTATGCCCGAAGCTATCCATCAGGTAGAGGCGATCGGCGACCAGCCCACAATCAGCTTCAATCTATATGGCGAAACAAACTATAACCAGCGCTTCGAGTTTGATCCGCTTCAGGGAACTGCCACGACCTTTTAG
- a CDS encoding thioredoxin family protein — MKIHYFALLAVVSLLSFGAIAGCSGSTTSQAPSSPTAEVASNPCAAKSNPCAAKPNPCAAKSNPCAAKSNPCAAKSNPCAAKPNPCAAKAKSVGAPLAQELQGKPVVVDVFATWCPACKNIAPTLSQLKKDYDGKVHFVVLDVSDKSTTSEAEATAKKLGLSQFLEMNKAQTGSLTIVNPATGEILAQHRNNANLADYTSVLDAALKQ, encoded by the coding sequence ATGAAGATTCATTATTTTGCTCTACTTGCCGTTGTATCACTATTGAGTTTTGGCGCGATCGCGGGTTGTTCCGGTTCCACAACCTCTCAAGCCCCCTCTAGCCCAACCGCTGAAGTGGCAAGCAACCCCTGTGCAGCCAAGTCGAATCCCTGTGCAGCCAAGCCGAATCCCTGCGCAGCCAAGTCGAATCCCTGTGCAGCCAAGTCGAATCCCTGTGCAGCCAAGTCGAATCCCTGTGCAGCCAAGCCGAATCCCTGCGCAGCTAAAGCAAAATCTGTGGGCGCACCTCTCGCGCAAGAACTTCAGGGCAAACCGGTTGTTGTTGATGTATTCGCAACCTGGTGTCCTGCTTGCAAAAATATTGCCCCTACCTTGTCTCAACTGAAAAAAGACTATGACGGGAAGGTACATTTTGTTGTACTCGATGTGAGCGATAAATCAACCACCAGCGAAGCTGAAGCAACGGCGAAGAAGCTGGGTTTGAGTCAATTTTTGGAAATGAATAAGGCTCAGACGGGTTCATTAACCATTGTCAATCCAGCGACTGGCGAGATTTTGGCCCAACATCGTAATAATGCCAATCTTGCAGACTATACCTCAGTTCTCGATGCGGCTCTGAAGCAATAG
- a CDS encoding thioredoxin family protein: MRQNSGLWLSLGLSSLVVTVSLVAVTTALPSPAIAQTLRSAKQGNVGGSLAKQLHGKPVVVDIYASWCPACSNIAPTLSQLKKEYAGKVHFVVLDVSDKSKTRQAEAQAKQLGLGQFFNANKSQTGTVTIIDPATGNILAQHRNNPNKSVYTAVLNAAISQR; this comes from the coding sequence ATGCGTCAGAATTCAGGTTTATGGCTTAGTCTAGGTCTCAGTAGTTTGGTTGTGACAGTTTCACTTGTCGCTGTAACCACGGCATTACCAAGTCCCGCGATCGCCCAAACTCTCCGTTCTGCCAAGCAAGGGAATGTTGGTGGTTCTCTCGCCAAGCAACTACACGGCAAGCCAGTGGTTGTTGATATTTACGCAAGCTGGTGTCCTGCCTGTTCAAATATTGCTCCTACCTTGTCTCAACTGAAAAAAGAATATGCTGGCAAGGTGCATTTTGTGGTCTTAGATGTTAGCGACAAATCCAAAACGAGACAAGCGGAAGCGCAAGCTAAACAACTCGGTCTGGGTCAGTTTTTCAATGCAAATAAGTCACAAACGGGAACGGTTACGATCATTGATCCGGCAACAGGAAATATTCTAGCGCAGCATCGCAATAATCCTAACAAGTCTGTTTACACTGCTGTACTGAATGCTGCAATTTCTCAAAGGTAA